From Chroococcidiopsis thermalis PCC 7203:
ACAGTATTTTGGAGGTAAACTATGAGCGATCTTTTAGTGGGAAAGCCTGATGAATTATTAGGAACTTCTGCACTTAGCTCCATGAAGCACCAAAATAGTTATCATCTTATTGCCACTATAGTTTTTCAAGCTTTTCCTAGTACAACAACATATAGAGCAGCTTGTAATCCAAATGTATTAGCTATTTTAGAGATGACAACAAGTGGATTCACCATACCATCAATAAGTTCTACAGAAGCAACCCAAAAAGCCATTAACGAACTCAGAAAACTAAGTGGATTAACTTGGGATCAACTTGCTAAGCTCTTTAATGTTTCGCGTAGAAGCTTGCATTCCTGGGCAAGCGGGCAACCGCTATCTAGTTTTAATGAGGAAAATTTGAATCGGTTGTTAGGCACTATTCGGTATATTAACCGAGGCAGCGCTAGTTTCAACCGCAGTCTTTTACTAAGTCCTGGTAGTGACGGTAGACCAATCCTAGATCTCCTAGTAGCAGGCAAGTATGAAGAAGTTAAACAAATTCTTGGTTCTGGAAATTCACTTCAAAAACCACAGTTAATTCCTTTATCTAAAGATGCAAGTGGATCTCGTGTGCCGCCGAATCCAGTAGAATTAGCAGATGCCCTCCAAGAGCCAATTCATCGCGAAGTTGGGCGATCGCGAAGCGCTCGCGCGGCAAGGAGCCGCAGAAATGACAGTGAGCAATGAGGCTGAGGCTTGGGTACAGGAAGTAGACGCTGCACTACAAAAGTGGTGTCAAGGGGATTACGTACTTGGAGAGCATTGGTTTGTCCAACGTTTCAATCCTTGCCACCCTTTGACACGAGATTCTATAGATGTTGCACGAGAAGGAACGGATCTTTCAGAAGCCAGCGTTAGAGGTTTTATGGTGGCTACACAGACTTGTGACATTGTGCGCTCTTGTGTTTCTCGTCCGTTCGTCGAAGTAGTACCACTTGTAGAGGTTGACGAGCAAGCGTTGCATGAAATTGAGCGAAGTCGGCGACCCCAATATGCATACGTTCCAGGAGCTAGAAGCCTGAATCTGGTTGCCGACCTCGACCGCGTGATGACGGTCGAGAAAGCTGTTGTTGCCCAATGGCAGCGCCAACTTGGGTGTTCCACAGATCGGGAAGTTAGAATGCTGGGGCAAGCACTAGCACGAAAGCGCGTTCGGTTTGCCTTCCCTGATGATTTTAACAAACTTGTGAATAAACTCCAGAAGCAATTGAGCCAAAAGCATGATAAGCAAAGTATGGAAGGCGAAGCACTCCGAGCTTTACGCGAAATTAGAGTACGTGCAGCTCCCGCTTGGAACGCGAATGTAGTCCAATTGATGTTTTGGTTTATCCGAGATGAGGAACAGGTTCAGTTTGAGGGGATAGGTTGGGATCGGTTTTTGCAACAATGGCTAGGTTTAATTCCCACGGGCAATCGCTTCAAATCAGTAGAAGGCTCGGTTGTTGCTCTCGAAGATATGACGGCAAAAGATTATGTTGAAAGCGATCCGCTCGATCTCGATCGCTTATCATACTAAACTGCAAAAGTTCACATCTCCTGTATCTGGGGCGAAATGAGTAGCGGTGCAGAAAGTTACGCGCTTGGACTCGCTCGCTCGCAAACAATATCCACTCGCCAGGTTTCATTTTGTACCAATTGAAGTGTCTAAAATTTAGCCACCTCAAGCCCTTACTATGCCGTACCAAAAATTGTACCAAATAGCCTATAGGTTAATTGATACTTTGAGAATTGCAAAAAATATTGAGGAATAAAATGCTTATCCAGTAAAGTTTTCAGCCAAGCGCGCAATTTTCTGTACCATTGCTCATTTCATCCCTTTGTCTAGCACTAAGCCTATCGAGCGGGTGGTGGACCATACCAACTGCCTCTGCCTTGCCCCTGACGCTTAAGCAAACCGCGCTTGACCAGCTCGGATAAGCGCATCTTGACCGTCGGTCGCGGTACGCCTATAAGTTTCTGGGCTTCACCCGTAGTGATGCGACCGTTGCGCCGCGCCGCTTCTAGAATGGCGATCGCGTCTGGGTGCAGCCCTTCTGCTTGCGGCTCGCGCGCGATCTTCGTTGCCAGCCGCTCTTTTTGACTCTTGAGCGATCGCAAGAAAAACCTCAGCCACGGCTCGAAATCGGGTGACTCGCGATCGAGCGTTCCTTGCGTCCGCCGCAGCGCCAGATAATAGCCTTCCTTGTTCGCCTCAATGACGCTTTCCAGCGAGCTATAAGGCACGTAGGAGTAGCCTGCCTTCAGCAGTAAGAGCGTTGTCAGCACTCGCGAAAGCCGACCGTTGCCATCTTGGAATGGATGGATTGCCAGAAAGACGACGACGAACAGCCCGATGACGATAAGCGGATGCCAAGCCCCATCAGCCAGCGCCTCGCGGGTCTAAGCGACCAGCTCTTGCATCTTGAAGGGCGTATCGAAGGGCGATGCCGTAGCGAAGATGACACCGATACTCTTCCCATCTGCGTCAAAAGCCTCGACATTGTTCGGCAGCTTCTTGTATTCGCCGCGATGCCGTTCGTCCTTGGTCGAATGGCGCAACAGCATCGCGTGCAGTTGCTTGATGTAGTTCTCCGTGAACCCAATGGCGGTGTAGGAATCGAATACCGCATCCATCACCTCGGCATAACCCGCAACTTCCTGTTCGTCGCGCGAGACGAAATCCTGGCGTTCCAAGCGACCGAGCAGCGCTTCTACTTCCCTGTCGCTCAGCTTTGCCCCCTCAATCCGAGTCGAGGAGCCGATACTTTCGATCGTGGCAACGCGCTTCAACACGGCTAGCCGCTCTGGAGCCAGCGTCGTCAAAGTCCGCCACGTTCCCTTGAATTCGTCGATTTCGGCAATCAGTCGGAGGATTTCCGGTGTGATCGAAAGCGCCCCAATCTTCATGCCATATCCATTTCTCTATCCATTTACCTCCACATATATCCATTTATATCCATTTTTGGCAAATTCTGCTACGTAGCAAGGGCAAACTTGAGCCTTCAAATTCTTCACATGAGCAGCAACAGCCTTTTATGCGCTCGCAAACTTCTACTTGTTGAGCTAGGGCAATTCCTCCTGGATTTCCTACTGCCTGTCGCCGAGCCGCGTTGTCGATCGCTGGTACTGACTGAGGTAATTCGTACTTATTCGCCATAAATCTCTTGCAACACCTGTGCCAATCCAGAATCTAACTCTTGCAACGCTTCATCTAAACTGCCATAGCTGTCTTTACCTTGCCACAGCATCCCACCACTATCTAAAGCGCGGATAAACGAACTTAGGGGACTGTCTAGATCGTAGCCAATTTCAATCCAGCCTTCATGCTCGTTCACCCAGCGAGCAATATTTGGGTAAGTATCCTCAATTGAGTTTGCCATTACCTGTTAAGTTTATCCTTCATGAGGCTTTTGCACTTACAGATATTATTTCCTACACGATTGAATTCGTCATCTGCCAGCGCGATGGTCGCGAAGCGAACCGCCTTCGGCATCGCATACGACTATCACCACAGCTAGAACCTTCTCCTCTTCTGGCGTAACTAAAACGATAAGGGTAAAGCGCGATCGCGCGTTAGATGTCTAATTCCTGCTCGAACGTCATTTTGCGTTGCAAGTATTACCACGTCCGCTCTAGAAATCAGCAGCAAAGCGAGTGCTGTACTTCAATCCAACACAACGGCAAACGCCTAGCGGCGGACTTGTTGGGAATAAGGCTGGTGAAATCATGACACATGACAATTGAATATCCTTTTTGGCTCGACTACAAAACCTGGTCTACGCCTCGCTGGAAGTGCTCGATTGCTCGGCGCGGTCTATCCATGCCGATG
This genomic window contains:
- a CDS encoding transcriptional regulator; the protein is MSDLLVGKPDELLGTSALSSMKHQNSYHLIATIVFQAFPSTTTYRAACNPNVLAILEMTTSGFTIPSISSTEATQKAINELRKLSGLTWDQLAKLFNVSRRSLHSWASGQPLSSFNEENLNRLLGTIRYINRGSASFNRSLLLSPGSDGRPILDLLVAGKYEEVKQILGSGNSLQKPQLIPLSKDASGSRVPPNPVELADALQEPIHREVGRSRSARAARSRRNDSEQ